Proteins encoded in a region of the Neodiprion virginianus isolate iyNeoVirg1 chromosome 2, iyNeoVirg1.1, whole genome shotgun sequence genome:
- the LOC124297322 gene encoding NAD-dependent protein deacetylase sirtuin-7 codes for MEEVGAEKCLSRRRSVTVKPFRAKDERVATLKKVASILQKSETDRTHEEKDILLSCGDVVKEVNLRQEKRDRVKARLEEVEDAPEILEEKCMRLAAALSRATSLAVYTGAGISTAASIPDYRGTNGVWTRLQQGKDIGNHDLSQAEPTITHMALYALYKARVLKHIVSQNCDGLHLRSGIPRTLLSEVHGDMYIEVCRTCKPNREYWRLFDVTEKTARYSHGTGRTCHKCNSVLQDSIVHFGERGNLSWPINWNGASRAAKQADIILCLGSSLKVLKKYPWLWQMDRPVNKRPALYIVNLQWTPKDENAVLKINGRCDEVMKRVMTHLGLEIAQYNRAKDPIFHHAIRLQAIEQSTTSQPCLEEPATLVESDSKNCIDVNQKSAKEEDGDDETMPKTEEDCNSQITTSEPMTAYPAPYFTALPFLSMGLPFPPMYMYPHLTPFFYYPFIQVPPLMIESPKPKPACSFCMENEGSLTCLFYPRDGDDPVSTDLSATDNTESEIDSNPEPIQENESLVLDPTTPIIQSAKNPGWFGKGYRKGMRKKR; via the exons ATGGAGGAGGTTGGCGCAGAGAAATGTCTGTCAAGGAGACGTTCGGTCACTGTTAAACCATTTCGTGCTAAGGATGAGCGTGTCGCGACTTTGAAGAAG gtCGCCTCTATACTGCAGAAGTCGGAAACTGATCGGACTCACGAGGAAAAGGACATTTTACTATCCTGTGGAGATGTCGTCAAAGAGGTTAACCTcag GCAAGAAAAGAGGGACAGAGTAAAGGCGAGATTAGAAGAAGTGGAAGATGCTCCAGAaatattggaagaaaaatgtatgcgGCTTGCAGCAGCACTTAGTCGAGCTACCTCGCTTGCGGTTTACACAGGAGCTGGCATCAGCACGGCTGCCTCCATTCCAGATTACAGAGGAACCAATGGTGTTTGGACAAGATTACAACAAGGAAAAGACATTGG AAATCATGATCTCAGTCAGGCGGAACCCACCATAACGCATATGGCTCTGTATGCTCTCTACAAGGCACGAGTATTGAAACATATCGTATCCCAAAACTGTGATGGATTGCATTTGCGAAGTGGTATTCCTCGCACGCTATTATCAGAGGTTCACGGAGACATGTATATTGAGGTTTGTAGAACGTGTAAGCCAAACCGAGAGTACTGGAGGCTTTTCGACGTAACTGAAAAAACTGCGAGGTATTCTCATGGGACAGGTAGAACATGCCACAAGTGTAATTCTGTCTTACAAGATTCAATAGTGCATTTTGGCGAGCGGGGTAACTTGTCGTGGCCTATAAATTGGAACGGAGCAAGCAGAGCAGCGAAACAAGCCGATATTATTTTGTGTTTGGGCTCGAGTTTGAAGGTCCTGAAGAAGTACCCATGGCTTTGGCAGATGGACAGACCAGTGAACAAGCGACCTGCCTTGTATATTGTCAATCTTCAATGGACGCCCAAGGACGAAAATGCGGtcttgaaaataaatggaaGGTGTGACGAAGTAATGAAGAGAGTAATGACCCACTTGGGGCTCGAAATAGCACAGTATAACAGAGCCAAAGACCCAATCTTTCACCACGCTATAAGACTTCAAGCGATCGAACAATCGACAACGTCACAGCCATGCCTCGAGGAACCTGCAACCTTAGTCGAAAGCGATTCGAAAAACTGTATTGACGTTAATCAAAAATCGGCAAAAGAGGAAGACGGAGACGATGAAACTATGCCAAAAACTGAAGAAGACTGCAATTCACAAATCACTACATCAGAGCCGATGACGGCTTATCCCGCCCCATACTTCACAGCCCTACCATTTCTTTCCATGGGCTTGCCTTTCCCTCCTATGTACATGTATCCACATTTAACGCCGTTTTTTTACTACCCATTTATTCAAGTACCGCCACTCATGATCGAATCACCAAAACCAAAACCTGCCTGTTCGTTTTGTATGGAAAACGAGGGGTCCTTAACTTGCCTATTTTATCCACGAGACGGGGACGATCCTGTCTCTACGGACCTCTCAGCGACTGATAATACAGAGTCTGAAATTGATTCCAATCCAGAACCAATTCAGGAAAACGAATCTTTAGTATTAGACCCCACAACGCCGATAATACAATCGGCTAAAAACCCCGGCTGGTTTGGCAAGGGATATCGCAAaggtatgagaaaaaaacggTAG
- the LOC124297342 gene encoding probable methyltransferase-like protein 23 isoform X2, whose product MPGLEESFWFHSSPSAQGPMSDGVASEQVKKFFFTSRRNLELDQDDESLEIYIPELLQASYSFYTWPSAPVLAWFLWEHRGDLVGKRVLELGSGTALPGIVASKCGALVTLSDSASLPKSLQHIKRSCELNGVLSQVKVVGVTWGLFLSGLFSIGPLDLILGSDCFYEPTVFEDIVVTVAFLLERNSNARFLCTYQERSADWSIEHLLNKWGLTCTHIPLAGLGANSGINIQELMQDHTIHLLDIRRAS is encoded by the exons ATGCCGGGATTAGAAGAAAGTTTTTGGTTTCACTCAAGTCCTTCCGCGCAAGGCCCAATGTCCGATGGGGTCGCCTCCGAgcaagtgaaaaaattctttttcacatCTCGACGGAACCTGGAACTTGATCAGGACGACGAATCACTCGAGATTTACATACCCGAG CTCCTGCAGGCAAGCTACAGCTTCTACACTTGGCCGTCAGCTCCGGTTCTGGCTTGGTTTTTGTGGGAACACCGTGGAGATTTGGTTGGGAAGAGAGTGTTGGAGCTTGGTTCTGGTACAGCGCTTCCTGGAATAGTGGCGAGCAAGTGTGGCGCTCTGGTAACACTCAGCGATTCTGCAAGTCTACCGAAGAGTTTGCAGCACATAAAGCGTAGTTGTGAGCTGAACGGTGTTTTGTCGCAAGTCAAAGTAGTTGGAGTAACTTGGGGCCTCTTCTTGTCTGGATTGTTTTCAATCGGTCCTCTAGACTTGATCCTGGGATCAGATTGCTTTTACGAACCAACTGTCTTCGAAGACATCGTTGTAACTGTCGCCTTTCTATTAGAGAGAAACTCAAACGCAAGATTCTTGTGCACATATCAAGAGCGTAGTGCTGACTGGTCCATTGAACACTTACTCAATAAGTGGGGGTTGACCTGTACACATATTCCTCTTGCTGGGCTCGGCGCTAACTCGGGCATAAATATACAGGAGTTGATGCAAGATCATACAATTCATTTACTCGACATCAGGCGAGCTTCGtag
- the LOC124297342 gene encoding probable methyltransferase-like protein 23 isoform X1, producing the protein MPGLEESFWFHSSPSAQGPMSDGVASEQVKKFFFTSRRNLELDQDDESLEIYIPEVSNTTFIIYHLRKSPILCSNKLLPVLRVLLLQASYSFYTWPSAPVLAWFLWEHRGDLVGKRVLELGSGTALPGIVASKCGALVTLSDSASLPKSLQHIKRSCELNGVLSQVKVVGVTWGLFLSGLFSIGPLDLILGSDCFYEPTVFEDIVVTVAFLLERNSNARFLCTYQERSADWSIEHLLNKWGLTCTHIPLAGLGANSGINIQELMQDHTIHLLDIRRAS; encoded by the exons ATGCCGGGATTAGAAGAAAGTTTTTGGTTTCACTCAAGTCCTTCCGCGCAAGGCCCAATGTCCGATGGGGTCGCCTCCGAgcaagtgaaaaaattctttttcacatCTCGACGGAACCTGGAACTTGATCAGGACGACGAATCACTCGAGATTTACATACCCGAGGTGAGCAATACGACTTTCATCATTTACCATCTCCGGAAATCGCCCATTTTATGTTCCAACAAACTGCTACCGGTATTACGCGTTTTG CTCCTGCAGGCAAGCTACAGCTTCTACACTTGGCCGTCAGCTCCGGTTCTGGCTTGGTTTTTGTGGGAACACCGTGGAGATTTGGTTGGGAAGAGAGTGTTGGAGCTTGGTTCTGGTACAGCGCTTCCTGGAATAGTGGCGAGCAAGTGTGGCGCTCTGGTAACACTCAGCGATTCTGCAAGTCTACCGAAGAGTTTGCAGCACATAAAGCGTAGTTGTGAGCTGAACGGTGTTTTGTCGCAAGTCAAAGTAGTTGGAGTAACTTGGGGCCTCTTCTTGTCTGGATTGTTTTCAATCGGTCCTCTAGACTTGATCCTGGGATCAGATTGCTTTTACGAACCAACTGTCTTCGAAGACATCGTTGTAACTGTCGCCTTTCTATTAGAGAGAAACTCAAACGCAAGATTCTTGTGCACATATCAAGAGCGTAGTGCTGACTGGTCCATTGAACACTTACTCAATAAGTGGGGGTTGACCTGTACACATATTCCTCTTGCTGGGCTCGGCGCTAACTCGGGCATAAATATACAGGAGTTGATGCAAGATCATACAATTCATTTACTCGACATCAGGCGAGCTTCGtag
- the LOC124297350 gene encoding SRA stem-loop-interacting RNA-binding protein, mitochondrial-like, whose product MAAKVANSTHKLFVSNLPWTVAHRQLKEYFSQFGFVSNAYVVFDRTTGMSKGYGFVTFSSPKELNVAVKKTHHFLEGNPIYLSDPHTTNQPQE is encoded by the coding sequence ATGGCAGCCAAAGTTGCAAACTCAACTCATAAATTGTTCGTAAGCAACTTGCCCTGGACTGTAGCACATAGGCAGTTGAAAGAATACTTTTCACAGTTTGGCTTTGTCTCCAACGCGTATGTTGTTTTTGACAGAACGACTGGAATGAGCAAAGGCTATGGCTTTGTTACGTTTAGTAGTCCAAAAGAACTGAACGTTGCAGTCAAAAAGACACATCACTTTCTAGAAGGAAACCCGATATACCTTTCAGACCCCCATACTACCAATCAGCCCCAAGAGTGA
- the LOC124297346 gene encoding acyl-CoA-binding domain-containing protein 6-like produces MANSESADISQLDKTFDRAADHLQSLASQLDSGQLLGFYGLYKQATVGPCDTPRPSWYQTQAKHKWEAWKALGDMGKEVAMGSYIRAVGKLDPTWEKDARLGSQAWVTVSRLPNTDVELRDIDKTLLDWVKDGDEEKVRDIIARDRKSINVSDDSGMLPIHWASDRGYMPTIKCLVENGAEVNARDNEGQTALHYAASCGHAEVVKYLLSVGAQCVKDNDGMTPKDVADEQIAALL; encoded by the coding sequence atGGCTAACAGTGAGTCCGCCGATATATCTCAGCTTGACAAAACATTCGATAGGGCTGCGGATCACCTTCAATCTTTAGCGTCACAATTAGATTCCGGACAGCTTTTAGGCTTTTATGGTCTGTATAAACAAGCTACTGTAGGACCATGCGACACACCCCGACCGAGTTGGTATCAAACCCAAGCTAAACATAAATGGGAGGCGTGGAAAGCACTGGGTGACATGGGCAAGGAAGTTGCTATGGGAAGTTACATACGAGCAGTAGGTAAGTTGGATCCTACGTGGGAGAAAGACGCTAGATTAGGATCCCAGGCTTGGGTCACAGTTAGTCGTTTACCCAACACAGATGTAGAGCTTCGAGATATAGACAAGACTTTGTTAGATTGGGTTAAAGACGGAGATGAAGAAAAGGTTAGAGATATAATAGCCAGAGACCGGAAATCTATAAACGTTTCTGATGACTCTGGAATGTTACCGATACACTGGGCATCTGATCGAGGCTACATGCCGACTATAAAATGTCTTGTCGAGAACGGAGCCGAAGTAAACGCTCGAGATAACGAGGGACAAACTGCCCTACATTACGCAGCTTCCTGCGGTCATGCAGAAGTAGTAAAATATCTCTTGTCTGTTGGGGCTCAGTGTGTAAAGGACAACGATGGTATGACCCCGAAAGATGTAGCGGATGAACAAATAGCGGCCTTGCTTTGA